A region of the Dasypus novemcinctus isolate mDasNov1 chromosome X, mDasNov1.1.hap2, whole genome shotgun sequence genome:
GGGAAGCTGTGGCTAGCCGAAACAAGCTTGAGAAATCTgaaacctctttttcccttttctttgcaGCTGTAAAGATGTGTGACAAGAACCGAATCGCTGCCAGAGCTCTACTTATTGAGCAACTAATGTCTAAAAGGAATTTTGAGGATCTTGGCAACCACCTTACTGAACTAGAAACTGCTCATGTGAATGAGGAACATCTGCAGAAGACAGATGTGGTCAGAGTTGTGTACAGGGTCCTCAAAGACTGCCCCACAGTGGCTTTGAAAAAGAAAGCCAAGGGCCTGCTGTCAAAGTGGAAAGCTCTTTATAAGAATGCTCTTGTCAAACCAACAAACAACCCTAAATTTTTCCCTGAGAGTggtaacaaagaagaaaattcagtaCTTTTTCATGACCCAAGTCAAGCTGAGCTATCAGACGGCTCCAGTTCCGATTATCCACTACCATCCCAAGATATTGCAAAAGCCACTGAAATGACTATGCCAGGAAATAACGCTATTCAAGTGGAGCCTAAGGAGGGGGACTTCAAGGGTGGTGATCCTCAACCCACTGGCAAATCAAGTGAGTTGCTGGATTCCACAGTGCCCGTGAGAGCTAAATGCAGAGAGCTTCTTTATGAAGCTTTAACGAGTTCTTCCACAGATCCACCAAAAGCTGACGTGTGGCAGACATTTGCAAGAGaaattgaagaacacatttttACCCTTTATTCAGGAaacctcaaaaaatataaaacctGTATCAGAAGCAAAGTTTCCAACTTGAAGAATCCCAGAAATTCTCATTTACAACAAAACCTGCTCTCCGGAACCATGTCTCCAAGAGAATTTGCCAAAATGACCATTATGGAAATGGCAAGCAAGGAACTGAAGCAGTTGAGAGCTTCCTACACAGAAGCTTGCATACAGGAGCATCACCTTCCCCAAGTAAATGATGGCACAGagacaaataaaataagatgCAGACGCTGTGAGAAATACAATTGCAAGGTCACCGTAATTGCTAGAGGAACACTTTTCCTTCCAAGTTGGGTGCGGAATTCAAACCCAGATGAGCAGATGATGACCTATGTGATTTGTAATGAATGTGGGGAACAGTGGTACCATAGCAAGTGGGTGTGCTTATAATTGTAAATGTTCTCTTAACCAAGGTAACCCAAACGGTGCCTTTTGTCAGTACTTATGCAGCCCTTTTATGCTGTCATTACAATCTTATACACACTAAGAAAGTAGTTTGCTGAAGCTATCACTGTCACCAAAAGTTGATAGCTTGGGGAGAGTGTGCGGCTATGTCAGTAATTTGCATGGTGCTTTGCAGCCTTTGGTACCTTGCTATATGCAGTGTAGGGCTGAGAGCCTTTCAGGTACCCTAGGAGCCTGTTAGGAATGAGTGTGAATCTGTAGTTCGGCAGGATCCTCAGGTGATCCTGTTCATGAGAGTTTGAAAAGCTGCTTTGGCCATAGACCTGTAGTTCTCAGCAGTGGCTGCATATTAGAACCACCTGGGGAGCTTTCAAATCCCACGGATCGCATCCGCCTTAGAACAATTAATTCAGAATCTCTGGGTTAGGGCCCAAACATTAACATTTTTTCAAGgtgatactggggattgaacccaggaccttgtacttgtaCATGCAGAGCGGGCTCTCAATcattgagctacagctgctctgcaacatttttttttaaactccccAAGTTATTCTAAGGTGCAGGCAGGGTTGAGAGGTACTGATAAATGGGTTCTCACTTGATCCGTTTTACAGCTCTAAGAAGAGAGTGTTCTGTatgctttacagatgaggaaacaattCTCCAGAGATGCTGTGGCTTGCCCAAGCTATCCAACCATAAATAGCCTTACTCAAAACTGATCCCAGGTTTTCTTTCCCCAAATTCACCATCCAAGACGGCCTTGATACTGACTTACGAGAAATGAATTCCTGGAGTTTTGGAACTGACTGACTGGTGCTTTCAGACTCCAGTATTTTGTGGCTACACCTTACCCCCACTCTTACtactcccccccccttttctcaCTTTACAAGTGAGGCTTGGACTATGAAAGTTACTCTACTACTCATTCCTCAGAATTTGTTTAGAATCCTCTTGCTTGCTTTAAGGAGTGGGGTAGGTTGTGGGGTTTCCCCTCTTTACGCATGTTTTTCCTGGGCACTCCTTGACTGTGACATTTAGTCTCTGGTGTTAGGGGGTCTTCATATTCCAAAGGGCATGGGTGTGAGGTCTGAAGCCCAGGATGTCCTGGCGTTTTGAGGCTTTTGCAAACAGTACTTAACCTATCCGTGTAATTGTTTAAACACACAAGCTGCCTATAGGGTTAAAGCTGGGTTTTCCCTATAAtgttcattgtttttaaaagaatttgaaaaagtttatttctgagttacCTGTAAGTCTACTCATTCTCACTAGTTCCTTTTCCCCAACTTCTCTAACTTCCTTTGTCAGCGCTCTTAGGCCTTACTGTAAGTATGTACGCTTCATCTGTGTCATGACAGAATTCCCCAAAAGGTGTAGAACACTAAAATGTATTTTTGCTTTCAAATGATTTTCAATAGGTTGGAAGCCATCAGGTatgattctaatttttaaaaaagatttatttatttctctccccttccccccacccaccccaccccaccccaccccagttgtctgctctctctgtccatttgctgtgtgtgcttctgtgaccacttctatccttaacagcggcaccaggaatctctgtttctttttgttggcgtcatcttgtgtcagctctcttgtgtgtgttgtgccgttcctgggcaggctgcactttctttcatgcggggcagctctccttacagggcgcactccttgcacgcggggctcccctacgcggggacacccctgcgtggcacggcactccttgcgcgcatcagcactgcgcatgggccagctgcacactggtcaaggaggcccggggtttgaaccaaggacctcccatgtggtaggcggatgtcctatccattgggccaagtccacttccctgattctAATTTGatatcttttttctctgtagCTTCCTGCTTATGTGATTAAACATTAGTCCTTGAAAATGTAGTGCAGAGAAATTTACAAAGTCATCTCAAaacagggcattttcaggggggtaaaactattctgtatgatactgtaatggtggatacatgacattaagcatttgtcaaaacccatagaactgtataaGCAAGAAGTGAATACTAACGTAAACTATGGGCTTTATGTAAATTATGTGTCAGTGTTGGCTCAtcagttgtggcaaatgtaccacactaatgcaaggtgtaaTAGGGGAAattggagagggagggggagaggggtgagAATTCTCGGTACTTTCTGTgcactttttctgtaaacctaaaactgctctaaaaataaagtttattttgaaaaaaaaaaacacctcaggctttaaattaaaaagaatggtAAAAGAAAGTTTTGCAATGTGTGGCTTCACATGACTTGGAATGATCTTAAAAACTTCAGTGCTCATGAAAGAATTCACCATGTGAAAACCAAGTTTGATTTGTTCATGTCAGTATTTGGGTTTTGAGgtgtttggtgttttgtttttggtaaaagtttttatttttgttggaattcTGCAAACTAAATTTGCAGACAAAAACGCCTCAAGTGCCAGTTGTCTCACACTCCAAAATTAGAAAATCTGAGTGGTCTTCATTTTGATCAGCTGTCAGTGAATTTTGCAACTAGAGATAGGAAAATAGTGATctgattgttgtttttttttcctttagtcaaTGAGACAGCATTACATTTCTCAGTATGGATAATCCCTTCACGTCCTATATCATATCGCCTGAAAAGAAAGGGGTTTTCTTTAAAGTTACATGTGGGGTAAAGAATCACTAAGTAAACATTTCACTTAAAACCACTTACAGAAACCACAGGTGGAAAGCCCTGAGACAGGGAGATGCCTGATACGGTCAAGGTGCTGCAAGAATCCACTGGAGCTGAGGCGCAGTGAGTGAGGGCCAGAAGGGTGAGAGTGAAGCCAGAGGGGCCATCGggtccttgttggttgtcctaaggactttggatttttttctaagtGTAATGGGAAGCCACTGAAGCTTGGGAGTTGGCCGTTTTATGATTTGAAGGACTGGCTGCTATGTTGAGTTAGAAGGGGCGAGAAGCAAGGGTGGATGCAGGGACAAAAGTTAGGTGGTCATTGCAGTGGTCTAAATGTCATGACTGGGTCCAAACAAGAGTACATGGGTCTCTCGCATCCATAAAGGACTTGTCCGTTTTGCAAATGCATGTTTCATAAGATACAACCAACCCCCAATTCCTACATAATAAAGAATAACAAACAGCACAGAAATTCAGCACAAGTATAGCCTGGATCCTGGGTGCTGTGGTTGCCATGGTTGCCAGGAGCCACTGTGTAGGGCAGAGGTGGTTATACCTGAATGTGGAAGGGCTATCTGGATGGGTTTTCCCACCATCCTTCTCTCTTTGTCCAAGTTACTTTCTTAGATAAAAAACTGGATACAATTGCAACTCTGTCTCTTTTCTGAGTACTTCCTGGGATGACAGGCTCCTTTCATGCCCTATTACCATTTCAAAATAACCAGTGGGAAGCCTGCAGCTGGCAACACTTCACTGCCTTTACAAGGGCTGGgctttcatctttttttaggtCACCTTGCTtagttatttataatttcccagtaaatgcaaattattttactaaaataGGGATTTTTGTCTAAGAGGTACTCACCATAAGGACCTAGATTATAAAAGTTGCTTTCTTGCTATAATCCGAAGGGAGCACCGATGACAACTCCAGATGGTTCCATTTGCATTACTGTTTAAATTTTGGTTTGCAGAGATGTTTCCATGATTTGTCAAAAATATTATGCAGTCGTAATTGCACAATGCTGAACACTTTGCAAGGTGCCGTCCCAGCCTCAAGCCTTAAAATACAGGGGAAGGGCCACCTGATGCAGCCAGCAAGCAAACGTTTACACTCTTAAGAGCTCGGAGAGAGGCACCGACTGGAGAGAAGGGTGCCTAGGAGCCCAGGAGGATCAACCAAGCCAGGGTGGGATTATTTAGGGAAGGCTTCACAGAGGTGGGACCCTTAGGGAAAGACTTGAGTAGGTTGGCTAGGCAGAGGAAAGGGCGAAGAATGCTCCAGCACCACACTTGCTATATTCCTGACACTTtgatctcatttcatcttcacaatgaccctgccacgcaggtattatcaccatttttggtatggggaggaaactgaggaggagagagattaagtaacttgcccaagatatTTGGGGACAAAGTTTGGACTACCTTCTGTTAAAGTAGGtgcctcttccttttttttttttttttggcctttcaGTTTGCTCCCAGAAACAATGTGCAGTTTCCCATGCATTTTAGTCGTGGTTTATTTTTTCAGTGTCAGGAAGAAGCCTGTGGTTTATGCCCTCCACCTTGGTGCAGTGAGGTGCACTCCTCCCTCTGGTGGAGAGATGGGCCAGGAACGTGGGAGCTCCTGACCCGGGAGAGTGCTTCCTGAGCCTCGGTGTGGCAGCAGTGTCACCTGGCTCATTTCCTGAaattcagtaattttaaaaacacttaaatattgataccacactaatgaaagaagtttttgatgtggggggagtggggtatatgggaacctcatattttttaatgtaacattttgtgtggggaaaaaaacaatcgGCAAAGGTGATTTAATTAAACCCAttaataaactggaaaaaaaaatcttccaacggAGTGAACCATGTTATGAATGATGACTAGGTTTAATAGTACAGCTACagtaatgttctttcataaattataacaaatggacATCGCTATTACCTGGTGTTAATTATGAGGTGGTACATAGGAAAAAAGCACACTAATGCAAACTAAGGACTAAAGTTAACAGtcatattttcatattctttcatcagttgtaacaaagttaccatgCCACTGTTAATGTCAACACTCAAAAGAATATGTGGGTatgttgtaaattttttttacatgacatttatgtaaacctaaaactcgtaattttaaaaattacagtaatttaaaaaatattatgctaaatgaaagcaaccagaaaaataaatataaataaaaatacttaaatgtTGAAAGACAAAAACATGTAGGTTTTGAAAGGACATTTGAAAGGACATTCCTTTTTGAAAggactcatttttttaatgaatttgaagactataaatatagaaatgccattTAAAATACCGTTTCCTGTGAAGCATGGTGGCTTTTATATCATCACCTCTGCCTGTATAAGAGGACCACAGACACATAACAGAGAGCAATCTGCTTGGGCAAATAGCCAAGCTATCTTGCATTCTTTGTTAAGTTATTGTAAGTGCCCTACAGGACAGCCAAAAagtagaattaaaataaatttgttagACCTATTCTTGCTTTCTTTGAAAATCTAAACGAAGTACAAGTGGAAATAGATCCCAAGTAGTCATTAATCTTTTTCAAgtgatgacatttttttttttaatctaaaacagCCATGAGAAAGTTATGGATCTTTAAGTAAGTCAAAACATTACCCATTCAAaaacttctttactttttttttttttggaatatactCACTTTGTAAATGTATATAAACTAGACATAGCTCTCCAGCAGCTGCTTTTAAGTCATCAAAATGTTATCACAATTTGCTAAATTTACCTTTGGGGATTGAGACAAAAATTAAGCAAGCCATTAGGCTGGATTCCACCTGACATGTCCGTCAGCGAGTCATCCAGACACAGAGCTGCCAAACTAGTTTCAAGTTTCTTTCCCAAACCGCAGCACAGACGGAGACGGCACCTGTGCCCTGAGTGCCACTTAGCGCTTACTCATCGCAGGTGAAGCAATGTGCACCTGTTCcagaaaaagctgaaggaaaTAGTTACCTGGGCCTAAGAGAAAAGAATTCAAAGGTTTAAATCGACTGTTTGCATTTAGAAGTCCACCAGGCCTTCTTGGTTTTTCTTGTCTTTGGTATCTTTTCAGACCTAAGATTTCCATATctgcagttttattttcattccatTGATGGACTTTTACCCCATAGCATTGTGGAATTTCACCAATTGCCAAGCAGAAAGTTTCCAGACATTTTAGTGGACtttccttattatttatttagttttaaagagatttatttatttatttctctccccttccccccgccaccctggttgtctgttatctgtgtctgtttgctgcatcttctttgtccgcttctgttgtcgtcagtggcacgggactatgtgtttctttttgttgcgtcatcttgttgtgtcagttctccgtgtgtgcgacaccattcctgggcaggctgcacttttttcctcattatttaaaatagaaacGATTGACACCTGTTccgcatggatgaaccttgaaaacatcatactgcaaagccagacataaaaggacaactATTATATGAAGTATCTAGAACAAGCAAGttcgtagagacagaaagtagattagtggttaccagggcttgcttaatgggtgcagtttctgtttggggtgatgataggtaaagttttggcaatggatggtggtggtagcTTGACATCATAAATGTGattaatgctactgaattgtatacttaaagtGCTTTGAATGGCAAATTTTTTGTCATACACATATGCTACCACAGTTAAAGACACCCGGTGAACTGAGGGAGGGAATGGGCAACAAGGTCTCTATGGGATATTGAGCTCAGTGAATTCGTCTAAACCTTTAGTGTCCCAATTTATtcatagataaaatggaaaaataatggcAGGCTTGGTGGAAGGGGGCTTTCAGGAGGCGCCTCCATAGTTCACTGAGCAAGAGAAGGAGCGTGTCATCCAGTGGACCTGGAGCACGGGAGCTCTGCGCTCAGCTGCGCGTCTACCCTTCTGCCCCAGTGGGCCCTGCTGGGGCGAAGTCACACAGCCTACGGGGCCAGAGCGGGGATCCCGAATTGTGGCTCGCTGTGCTTCCTCCCTGGCTCTGAAGCCACACCTGCATGTCCATGATAGTAAGCCCTTGGGAAAATAGAACATCCTCTAGAATCTACCTGGAGCTGTAGACATTCACCATTCTGGTGAAACTTGTACTCAGGAAATAAACTGTTGTAATAACAGCAGATAAAATCACCCCCAGTGTGGCAGATCAGCGGCCTCAGTATCCCCTGGGAGCAAGCACAGACATGCAGGCCCCACTCCAGACCTGTGGAGTCACAATCTACATTTTCACAAAACCCACTGTGATTCATACACTCTACATGAAAGTTGGTGAAATGCTGTCCTGCACCACCATCTCCGCAGCAGTGGGGCCTGCAAATGCCCAAGCTCTTAGCTAAGACCCTTCTCTCCATTTGTCTGCTTCACCAACAGCCTCCACATTGCTAAATCCTGGGTCCTAGGGACGCTTCTTAGCCCCGAAACCTCTCGGCTGTGTTTGACATACTTCCTTCTGGAGAATACTTTGTGGCGAGAATAAAACAAGTGGCTCACAATAGGTCACCATCTCCCTGGTGTTCCCGGGCTCTGGCCCGCACTGCGTTTCAGTATTATTTGTTGGTTCCTCTTTATTTCCCCGACCTCTTAACTTGGGATGTCCCAGAATTTAGTCCCTGGACGCCTTCCATAGCCACACTCCCTCCCTGGTGACCTTACCTACTTTTACTTCCAGGCCTTTCTCCACCGTCTGTGTGCTGATGAGCACCCTGTTCTCTCCAGGCCTGGCATGGCTCCTCTGAACTCCAGACCCATAAATCTAACAGCCTACTTGACACCTCCACCTGGATGGCCTCTCAAAGTTAGCTTGTTCAAAGTCACACTTTTCCGCTCTCCTCTACACTTGCTTCTCCCCTTAATGGCAATTCCATATTTCTGTAGCATGAGCTAAAAACCGTGGAGTCACCATTGGCTCCTCTCTTTCCCTCACATTGAACTTCCCATCCATCTGCAAATCCCATTGGCTCTAATACTGCCACATCTCAATATTGGTGGAGTCCGTATTTGCAAAGTTGCCTACTCGCTGAAATGGATGTGTAACGCCCAAATTCATACTCGCTGCACTCTTGCCGTCATCCGCAGACAGGCACTGAGCCCGGGAACATTTTGAGCCGCCTGCTTGAAGAGTTCCCCGCTGAGTTcaaataaggcaatgttctgCCTCCTTGTTTCAGCTCTCTTTCCATCAGCAAGTGTCTATGCAGTATATGTAGTGccacatttttttgttgttgcatttttgtgctttttgtgggtgattttgctgtttaaaatggcccccaaGTGTGCTGCCAAAGTTCTGTCTAGTGCCCTAAGGGCAAAAGGGTACTCTCTGCATTCAGCTTAGTTCAGGCTGGAGTTGTAGTGCTGTTAGCTGTGAGTTCAGTGTTAATGATTCAACACCTCATTTAAGGAGCTCCGGTGTGAGCTGCCCCCCAGTGCACTTTATGGTTTCACCTTGCTTAAATTTATGTTCAGAGGCTTTGTTTAAATAAATGGTAGCTCCAGAATGTTCTGAAGGCAATGCTGTTTGTAGATGGGGTTAAATGGAACAGTCTCTAAAAGGATGGTCAAACAAAAAACTTCCAAAAGGAATCATTTTATGCAAATTTAAAGAGGAAGTAAAGGCCATAAGGCacctttaaacagaaacacataaAACCAGGTTATGTATTGACTGGTGGATGAAATGTTACCAGCGGTTGGCAGAAGCCTAACCCTAGATGTCCCCTAGGGATAATGGTTCAGAATTTGCTAATTCAGTGTTCATGGCTATAATAGAACATACCTTCTGTCAATAATGAGAATTGACTGTATATCCAAAAGCCTCGTTTtaagtgggcaaaagattttaatagacCTCTCACCAAAGAAGATCAAAGAAGATCTAAGGGTGGCcaataagcacaggaaaaaataCTCACcgtggggaaatgcaaatcaaaaccaaaatgagataccactccCTACGCACTGGTGTGACTATAACATAAAAGCAGACAATGACAACTGTTGacaaggagaaattggaaccGTCAGAGattgctgatgggaatataaaatggggcAGCCAGTTTGGAAAACAGTATGGCATTATCTTAAGAAGTTAAACATAAATTTAtgatatgacccagcagttccaccccttggtatatacccaagagaaatgaaaacatacgtcAATGCAAGGACTTGTATGTGAACATTCTTAGTAggtttattcataatagcccaaaagtggaaacaCCGCACATGTCCGTCaactggtaaatggataaacaaaatgtggtttatccaTTCAAACGAGTACTAAAAAGGAACAAGTACTAAAAAGGAACGAGGCGCTGGttcatgctacagcatggatgaaccttgaaaacaaggtgctgagtgaaagaagccagtcacacattatgattccatttatatggaagGTCCAGAATAGACTATCTGTATAGatacagaaagtaaattagtgggCAGGGGGAATGGAGCATGCCTGCATTTGGGCATGAGGGATCTtattggggtgatggaaatgttataaaatttaattgtggtaatggctgcacaactctgtaaatttactcaatcattgaattgtacacttaaaatgtacACTTTAATTGCATGTCAAGTATGCCTcagtaaagctgttaaaaaatgtATGTCCAGAATCTGACAGCTTATTTGCTTCTCTACCACCATGCGGGCTCTAAGCCATCGTTATCTCCTACCTAAATTACTACAATACCCTGCTAAGTGGTTGCCTGACTTCCATTCTTTCCCCCCTGTATATATTTCCAGTACAACAACCAGAGTGATCCTGGAAAATATGcaaatcagatcatgtcactcctctgctcagAACCCTCTGTTGGCTCCTGTCTCCAAGAGAAAGGCAAAGTGCTTCCAGTGGCCTTTAAAGCCTTACCTATCTGATGTTAACTTCCTAAACTCCTTGCCCAACTACTTCTAAACTTCCTAAATTCCTTGCCTAACTACTTCTTTCCTTGGTGATCCTTGATTATGCCAGGCATACTTGTGCCACAGGACCTTTGCGCTGGAGGTtgcttctgcctggaatgctctaaCCCCAGATTCTCTTACCTTCCTCAAGTGctagctcaaatgtcaccttggGCAGTGAGGCCTTCTCTGGCCATTTCCTTTATTCCCTAAAGCACCCTTTCTGATTTTTTCCATCGAATATATTCACTATTTAAATTacaatgggggagcagatgtagctcatgtgggtaagtgcctgcttcccatgtacgaggtccggGATTCAgccccctgtacctcctaaaaataaaaaatagaatgctTTGCCTATCTATTTTGTTGATTATCTGTCTCCTCCCACTAAATTATAATCTTCATGggggcagggatttttgtctgtttggttCACTGCTTATACCCAGCCCCTAGAAGAGTTCCTGGCATATAGAAGGccctcaacaaatatttcttaaataaattgaCTAAGAAAACCAAAAGAGCCAGTGATATGACACATCAACACGTACAGATATTTATGTAAAAGATTAAAAACAACTTTTGAGAGAGTGACTGTAAGTTTATGACAAGGAAACAATGGGAGAATAGAAAGAATGGAGAATTGAAAAAGAGCATTTATTTCCTCAGAATATTTTGGaagtttctctctgtgtgtgatATCTTGAGTAAGCATCAGATACATTGTACAGTCTTAGCCCACTTATGCCCAAACTAATCAAGATAATTGTCCAGTTGGCTTATAACCTTCCTTgtgcattattttcttttagtgttCAACAGCAATATCACCATAAATACATAGATACATAAAAAGTAAGTAAACAAACAGGCAAGGAAAAAGAgatcaaaaagaaaattcaattatGCATTGTTTTACTTGCCAGAAGCCCTTGCAAGTATTTAATAAAGAATGTAGTTGAAAAAGTAGTAAAATTGCTTGTGATTTTTGTCACCGTTGATTTTTAGTTATCTGTTAGCAGGCATCACAGACTGTACTTGGCTATATGTCAGTAATTCTAGAAGTGGCTCTTTGAAAATAATCATTCCCGAAACACCATTTGCAACTTATGAGTTTTTTTTAAGCTCATGAGCATTTACTTTTTGTTACAATTCAGTAACTGTAGTACttacaaagttgtgcaaccagtaccactaattccagaacattttcattaccccagaaAGAAAACTTGTACCCGTTAACAGTCattcctcattttctctccccAACTCCTGGCAAGTGATAATCTAATTACTGcttctatggatttgcttattagggacatttcatataaatggaattatacagtgtgtggctttttgtgtctggcttctttcacatgaattgtttttttttttttaaattcaagaagtaaatcatattctACTAACCAAAGGATCTGTACTGACCTTTATTTAAAGTGCATCTGTATATAAGAAAAGTTTAGCATTTACGTCTATCACAATTACACTTCTTCTAATTTTGTGTCAAGAATTATTTTTGACTAACCACATGCAAAACTTGACATtttgaaagcaaaaacaaaacaaaacactcttatCTCTAAGGCATTCAAAGTCACAAGAGATTTTtccctttaagaaaaaagaagcatGGATATTTCCCCCTAGTTTCTTACGTTTGTTGACCAAGAAGAGCTGAATCAAATTCATCACCACAGCCATTATGTTCAATAAGGACTAAAGTTAGGAATTCTTAGCAACAGCTTGGATCAATTTTTCCTCCTCTGCTTCTCTCCTCCTACACACATGCCCACTGGTATAAAATGACTGTGAATTGTATGGCTTGTTGAAAAGGAGCCCCTTCCTCACACAATTCCATTAAATTAAATCTCTAGGCTGGCAAATTTACACTTAGCCTGTCCAATgacttcctctcttctctttctattctatcGCTCCCTTATATTATATGTGAAGATATTAGGTTCCTTTAATTGTCCATCAAGTTCTCGGTGTATGTCTCATGTTTGTATCCCTTGCAGTCCAAGAGTTTACCTCTGAGCATGGTAGAAGCCTAATAAACTTTTgtgaaatagatttttatttactttagaaAGGAATTTCAATATAAGCTCATACATTTCTGCTCCATAGAGCTCACACCACGCTTTAGAAACACTACATCTAAttgttttaaagtaaaattttattggagtatatcattcatacatgaacatacataaacaataagtgtatgttAAACTTTtcgaatttacaaagca
Encoded here:
- the TCEANC gene encoding transcription elongation factor A N-terminal and central domain-containing protein, with protein sequence MCDKNRIAARALLIEQLMSKRNFEDLGNHLTELETAHVNEEHLQKTDVVRVVYRVLKDCPTVALKKKAKGLLSKWKALYKNALVKPTNNPKFFPESGNKEENSVLFHDPSQAELSDGSSSDYPLPSQDIAKATEMTMPGNNAIQVEPKEGDFKGGDPQPTGKSSELLDSTVPVRAKCRELLYEALTSSSTDPPKADVWQTFAREIEEHIFTLYSGNLKKYKTCIRSKVSNLKNPRNSHLQQNLLSGTMSPREFAKMTIMEMASKELKQLRASYTEACIQEHHLPQVNDGTETNKIRCRRCEKYNCKVTVIARGTLFLPSWVRNSNPDEQMMTYVICNECGEQWYHSKWVCL